In Microbacterium sp. ABRD28, the genomic stretch GGTGGGTCGACGAGGATCGACCGGCAACTGCGGATCAGGAGGCGTCGGACGGCATGTCCGTGTTCACCGAAGCAGGAGTGGACTACCTCACGCGCGAGGGCAGACTCCTTATGCGTGTGGGGTCGGGGTCACTGCCCAGCTCGGAGCTGGGACTCCAAGCAAATGAGACCCAAAGCTTTGAACCGATCGTTCCTATCGAGGCGGTCATTGTCGCGCCCGATGGTTCGTTCTACGTTGACCTGCTTCGATCCTTCACCATCACCACATCTCGGGGTGAGGTCGAGTCCGTACAGCTGGTGCGGGAGGCCAACGGCGCCTGGCTGACGGTATTTCCAAACTTGCAGCGCACGGCGAGGTTCTGGGGGTGGACAGACTCCGACCTTGAACAGCTGCAGCGCGATCTCACCGCCGCGTCTCACGAGGGGAACGGCAACCAGTACTCGGCTGAGCTTCCTGCGGTCGAGCACAATGGCGCACTGGTGTCCGCTCACGTCGATGTCGATCTGTCACAGTCGGAGATCACTGCAACCTTCCTCATCAGCCCGCTCGCTCAGTAAGCGTGAACTTGCCTTGTCAGAGCAAGGTCGACGAACGGCCCAGGCGATGAGTGTAAGGGTGAACGCGATCCCGGGCGCGTTCCATCGCTCGATGTAGTTGACGGGAACATTGCCGGCCCGAGCGCAGATGCTACTCAAGCGCGTCGCAGCACGATCAGAATCGGCGGCAAAGCCAGGCGCGAGCGTCTCCATCCGCACCACATTGACCCCACGGACGACACCCTGTCCGGCTTGCATCGTATTCACCACGCCGCCCGGTGAGATCAGCATGACCACCGGCCGCACTGAGCGAGACCCATACCGGACGCGAGGAACACCACTCCCGGAAACGCTGATCTGCGACGACGCGGTAAAGGACACCGAGCGAAGCGGGTTACGAATAACGAACTCACCGTTGCGATAGCTCATGCTTGGATACGCCCATAGGACCCAAATCACCCACAAGAGCAGCGCCGCCGGCGCAAGCACGGCACCGGGAGCCACGCGCGCCGGAAGCACAGCCGTCAACGCCGCGAGAAACCCAAAGCCCAACGGCAGCACAACGGCGAGTGACTCAGCGGCCGGAAGACGAAGCTCCCACTTCACTCATCTCTCCCATCCGTGCGCTGGCAATAGGTCGACCCTATGCGACCAACGCTTGAAGGGGCTTTGCGCACGCCAGCAAGTGCGCGGGGCACTGACGGTAAGGCCGGCGGGCGACTCAAGAAGCGCCAAGAACAGCGTTTGCGCGACAGCGGTGCCCCGATTGGCCCTGACCGATGAGACACAAGAACGATCGGTGGATGTCGAATCGGTTGAGGGGTTGAGCGATTCCGTCGCGCTGCCTTCCGCTCGCACGCGAGTGTGCTGGAAGCCGACTCCGAATCGGCCGCCGCGCTACTCCTATTCGAGCCGTGCGGCGAGATCTTTGTCAGCATCCTCAAACGAGCGCGTTTCGACGCCGCCGACGCGCTCCGAAACCGGCCAGCGCAGTCGATCGGAAGCGTTACGAGACAGGTGGCTCCGCCAGCGGCCCGCGCAAGGGGCGCTTTCCTGTCGGTGGAGGTTGGGGCGCTTTGGACTCAGGTTCCCGTTACTGACGGTCCAGGTGTGCCCATTGCTATGGTCGATGGTCACATCAGATGGACCCTTAGTCGTCCGAGGAAGGTGGCCGCAGGTGCCTGAGCCAATGACACGGACGGGTGCGAGGCGTCGGCTACTGTCTTGGGTTCCGATCTCGATCGTCGCGCTGATCTGTCTCGGTTTCGTCGTGGCGGTGGTTTCGATGGAGAACTCGTGGTGGGTCGACGAGGATCGACCGGCAACTGCGGATCAGGAGGCGTCGGACGGCATGTCCGTGTTCACCGAAGCAGGAGTGGACTACCTCACGCGCGAGGGCAGACTCCTTATGCGTGTGGGGTCGGGGTCACTGCCCAGCTCGGAGCTGGGACTCCAAGCAAATGAGACCCAAAGCTTTGAACCGATCGTTCCTATCGAGGCGGTCATTGTCGCGCCCGATGGTTCGTTCTACGTTGACCTGCTTCGATCCTTCACCATCACCACATCTCGGGGTGAGGTCGAGTCCGTACAGCTGGTGCGGGAGGCCAACGGCGCCTGGCTGACGGTATTTCCAAACTTGCAGCGCACGGCGAGGTTCTGGGGGTGGACAGACTCCGACCTTGAACAGCTGCAGCGCGATCTCACCGCCGCGTCTCACGAGGGGAACGGCAACCAGTACTCGGCTGAGCTTCCTGCGGTCGAGCACAATGGCGCACTGGTGTCCGCTCACGTCGATGTCGATCTGTCACAGTCGGAGATCACTGCAACCTTCCTCATCAGCCCGCTCGCTCAGTAAGCGTGAACTTGCCTTGTCAGAGCAAGGTCGACGAACGGCCCAGGCGATGAGTGTAAGGGTGAACGCGATCCCGGGCGCGTTCCATCGCTCGATGTAGTTGACGGGAACATTGCCGGCCCGAGCGCAGATGCTACTCAAGCGCGTCGCAGCACGATCAGAATCGGCGGCAAAGCCAGGCGCGAGCGTCTCCATCCGCACCACATTGACCCCACGGACGACACCCTGTCCGGCTTGCATCGTATTCACCACGCCGCCCGGTGAGATCAGCATGACCACCGGCCGCACTGAGCGAGACCCATACCGGACGCGAGGAACACCACTCCCGGAAACGCTGATCTGCGACGACGCGGTAAAGGACACCGAGCGAAGCGGGTTACGAATAACGAACTCACCGTTGCGATAGCTCATGCTTGGATACGCCCATAGGACCCAAATCACCCACAAGAGCAGCGCCGCCGGCGCAAGCACGGCACCGGGAGCCACGCGCGCCGGAAGCACAGCCGTCAACGCCGCGAGAAACCCAAAGCCCAACGGCAGCACAACGGCGAGTGACTCAGCGGCCGGAAGACGAAGCTCCCACTTCACTCATCTCTCCCATCCGTGCGCTGGCAATAGGTCGACCCTATGCGACCAACGCTTGAAGGGGCTTTGCGCACGCCAGCAAGTGCGCGGGGCACTGACGGTAAGGCCGGCGGGCGACTCAAGAAGCGCCAAGAACAGCGTTTGCGCGACAGCGGTGCCCCGATTGGCCCTGACCGATGAGACACAAGAACGATCGGTGGATGTCGAATCGGTTGAGGGGTTGAGCGATTCCGTCGCGCTGCCTTCCGCTCGCACGCGAGTGTGCTGGAAGCCGACTCCGAATCGGCCGCCGCGCTACTCCTATTCGAGCCGTGCGGCGAGATCTTTGTCAGCATCCTCAAACGAGCGCGTTTCGACGCCGCCGACGCGCTCCGAAACCGGCCAGCGCAGTCGATCGGAAGCGTTACGAGACAGGTGGCTCCGCCAGCGGCCCGCGCAAGGGGCGCTTTCCTGTCGGTGGAGGTTGGGGCGCTTTGGACTCAGGTTCCAGTGACGGCCCAGGTGTGCCCATTGCTATGGTCGATGGTCACATCAGATGGACCCTTAGTCGTCCGAGGAAGGTGGCCGCAGGTGCCTGAGCCAATGACACGGACGGGTGCGAGGCGTCGGCTACTGTCTTGGGTTCCGATCTCGATCGTCGCGCTGATCTGTCTCGGTTTCGTCGTGGCGGTGGTTTCGATGGAGAACTCGTGGTGGGTCGACGAGGATCGACCGGCAACTGCGGATCAGGAGGCGTCGGACGGCATGTCCGTGTTCACCGAAGCAGGAGTGGACTACCTCACGCGCGAGGGCAGACTCCTTATGCGTGTGGGGTCGGGGTCACTGCCCAGCTCGGAGCTGGGACTCCAAGCAAATGAGACCCAAAGCTTTGAACCGATCGTTCCTATCGAGGCGGTCATTGTCGCGCCCGATGGTTCGTTCTACGTTGACCTGCTTCGATCCTTCACCATCACCACATCTCGGGGTGAGGTCGAGTCCGTACAGCTGGTGCGGGAGGCCAACGGCGCCTGGCTGACGGTATTTCCAAACTTGCAGCGCACGGCGAGGTTCTGGGGGTGGACAGACTCCGACCTTGAACAGCTGCAGCGCGATCTCACCGCCGCGTCTCACGAGGGGAACGGCAACCAGTACTCGGCTGAGCTTCCTGCGGTCGAGCACAATGGCGCACTGGTGTCCGCTCACGTCGATGTCGATCTGTCACAGTCGGAGATCACTGCAACCTTCCTCATCAGCCCGCTCGCTCAGTAAGCGTGAACTTGCCTTGTCAGAGCAAGGTCGACGAAACGGCCCAGGCGATGAGTGTAAGGGTGAACGCGATCCCGGGCGCGTTCCATCGCTCGATGTAGTTGACGGGAACATTGCCGGCCCGAGCGCAGATGCTACTCAAGCGCGTCGCAGCACGATCAGAATCGGCGGCAAAGCCAGGCGCGAGCGTCTCCATCCGCACCACATTGACCCCACGGACGACACCCTGTCCGGCTTGCATCGTATTCACCACGCCGCCCGGTGAGATCAGCATGACCACCGGCCGCACTGAGCGAGACCCATACCGGACGCGAGGAACACCACTCCCGGAAACGCTGATCTGCGACGACGCGGTAAAGGACACCGAGCGAAGCGGGTTACGAATAACGAACTCACCGTTGCGATAGCTCATGCTTGGATACGCCCATAGGACCCAAATCACCCACAAGAGCAGCGCCGCCGGCGCAAGCACGGCACCGGGAGCCACGCGCGCCGGAAGCACAGCCGTCAACGCCGCGAGAAACCCAAAGCCCAACGGCAGCACAACGGCGAGTGACTCAGCGGCCGGAAGACGAAGCTCCCACTTCACTCATCTCTCCCATCCGTGCGCTGGCAATAGGTCGACCCTATGCGACCAACGCTTGAAGGGGCTTTGCGCACGCCAGCAAGTGCGCGGGGCACTGACGGTAAGGCCGGCGGGCGACTCAAGAAGCGCCAAGAACAGCGTTTGCGCGACAGCGGTGCCCCGATTGGCCCTGACCGATGAGACACAAGAACGATCGGTGGATGTCGAATCGGTTGAGGGGTTGAGCGATTCCGTCGCGCTGCCTGAATCGCCCCGGGTCTCGTGGAGGGTCTGATTCCCCGAGAGGATGATGACTATGCCAGCGCAGAGGAAGTATCCGCCGGAGCTTCGTGAGCGTGCGATGCGGCTTGTGGCTGAGGCCCGGAAGGAGGATCCGGAGCTGTCGCTGAATCAGGCAGTGGTCCGGATCGGGCAGCGTGTCGGGGTCAATTCCGACACGCTGCGGGGTTGGTGCAAGCAGGCCGCGATTGACGCGGGCGAGCGTCCCGGGACGACGACGAGTGATGCGGCTCGGATCAAGCAGCTCGAGGCGGAGAACCGGGAGTTGAAGAGGGCGAACGAGATTCTGTTGGCGGCCTCGTCGTTCTTCGCGCGGGAGCTCGACCCGCGACTGCCGTGGTAGTTCAGTTCATCGACGATCATCGTGACCGGTTCGGGGTCGAGCCGATCTGCCGGGTGCTCAGCGAGCATGCCGTGCCGATCGCTCCGTCCGGTTACTACGCGTTCAAAAAGCGGCCGCCGTCGGCGCGGGCGATCAGCGACGCGGAGATGATCGTGCAGATCGAGAAGGTGTTCTGGGACCGAAAGCTCGGCCGCGGGATCAGCGGCGCCCGGAAGGTCTGGCACCTGCTGCGACGGCAGGGCACCGTCGTGGCCCGTTGCACGGTCGAACGGCTCATGCGGCAGCAGGGGCTGCGCGGGATCCGCCGCGGCAAGCAGTTCATCACCACCAAAGCGGACGGGGCGGCATTCCGGCCGCCGGATCACGTGCAGCGCTGCTTCCGCGCGAACCGGCCGAACGAGCTCTGGGTGGTCGACTTCACCTATGTTCCGACGTGGTCGGGGATGGCGTTCACCGCGTTCGTCACCGACGTGTTCTCCCGCAGGATCGTGGGCTGGCGGACCATGAACCGGATGCCCACCGACCTCCCGTTGGATGCGCTCGAGATGGCTCTCTGGATCAGAGACCGCGCGGGCCAGGACGTCACCGGCGTCATCCAGCACTCGGATGCCGGATCGCAATACACCGCGATCCGCTACGCCGAGCGCCTCGCCGACGTCGGCGCGATCGCATCGATCGGAACGGTCGGCGACTCCTACGACAACGCCCTCGCCGAGACAGTTGTGGGTCTCTACAAGACCGAGTGCGTGAAGATCGACGGCCCGTTCCGCACAGCCGACGAACTCGAGCTCGCCACGCTGTCCTGGGTGCACTGGTTCAACGAGAATCGGCTGCACTCATCGATCGGATACCTCACACCGATCGAGAAGGAGAACCAGTACTACCGTGAGGTCAACCCCCAGAGCCAGCCGGCGCTGGGAGAACTCGCCCTCCACTAAACCCGGGGCGATTCAGCCTTCCGCTCGCACGCGAGTGTGCTGGAAGCCGACTCCGAATCGGCCGCCGCGCTACTCCTATTCGAGCCGTGCGGCGAGATCTTTGTCAGCATCCTCAAACGAGCGCGTTTCGACGCCGCCGACGCGCTCCGAAACCGGCCAGCGCAGTCGATCGGAAGGGATACGAGACAAACCGCGATCCGCAAGGTGCGGGCGCGTGACCCTTGCCGTGCGAATATCATCGGACGGGTCCTGCTCTGGAGTCGGATGGCGCGACGAGCTACCCACGGCCATGGACCACGTGAGCTACGGGCTTCGCGGCCCGATTCATCGCATTTTGATCGCCGTCGAAATCTAGCCCTGCGTGTGTACCTCTGTGAGTATCGAAAAGGTGAGCATTGCTGACAACCACCTGACGAGACGTCCTGGGCGGGTCTCGGTTGTTGGTGTGGTCGGGGAGATTCTCATCACGCTGGGTGTGGTTGCGCTGTTGTATGTGGCCTGGCAGACGTGGATCGGGGATGTCATCTACAGCGCCCAGGCTCGCGAGAAAGGTCAGGCTCTTTCCGAGCAGTGGGCACAGGAGTACACCGATTCGACGCTGATGCCGTCAGACGCCTCAAGCTCTCCAAGCTCTCCAAGCTCTGATGGATCGTCCGCGCCGGCGCCGGCGGTGGATCCGCCCGTCCTCGCGCAGCCCGCGGACGCGCAAACTTTCGCCACGATACGTATCCCTCGGTTTGGTCCCGACTACGTCCATGAAGTCGCCGGGGGCACGTCCCGCGAAACCACTCTCGATACCGCCCGTGTGGGTCACTATGACGACTCAGAAATGCCCGGGCAGGTCGGCAACTTCGCCCTCGCCGCGCACCGCACCACGTTCGGCGCCCTCTTCAACCGGATTCCATCCCTGAAAGTGGGAGACGCCATCGTCATCGAGACGGCTGACGGCTGGTACACGTATCGATTCCGTAATCACCAGTACGTCGTCCCCACCCAGGTCGACATCCTTCTTGACGTCCCACAGAAACCAGAGGTCGCCGCGAACGGCCGCTATCTCACAATGACAAGCTGCAGCCCTATCGGCTCCCTCGCCGAACGCATCGTCGGCTACAGCGTCTTCGAAAGCTACACACCCCGGTCCGAGGGTGAACCAGCCTCCCTCACCCCACCCACGGATTCGTAACCCGACAGCCGAGACCAGACGCAAAAGCGGGGGCTCGGACAATCACGCGTCGACTGGACATGTTTAGGTAAACGGACATGTGAGGCGGCGCGGGATGGACGATGTGCAATTCGACGTGATGCTGCGGGGAAGCGCGCCCGCAACCCGTCCGAGAGACGAGATAGCGGCGCACAGCAATCGCATGTTGAGTGAGGCCCGCGCCGGCCGACGTCGACGTCTCCAAACCTGGACCGCAGGAATTGGGCTGTCTGCCGTACTCATCGGTGGAGGGTCGGCCGCACTCGCGGGTAGCGGCGTGGAAACCCCATGGGGGTGGATGGCCGACAACGTCTTCTCCATCCCCCAGAACAACGGAGAGATCTGCTTCCAAGGGATGCGCATTTCGTTCGCAGGCGCCGACCAGGACGCACCGATCGTTGCCGACGCGCGAGAGATCCTCAGCGGGATCGACGTCGACGCGTTGGACACCACTCAAACCGAGGAAGACCTCGCATGGGAGGCCACCCGCTCGAAGAACAACCCGGACCCGCTCAATCCCGACGAACTCAAGCAAAGTGCTATCGGAACGATGGTCGCCCAGATCGTCTTCGATGAGCTCGCTGCCCGAGGCTATGACCTCAACCCCAGCCCAATCTCAGTCGAGACGCAAACCACGGACTGCTCGCAATGACCACTGACCAGAGCGGCGGCTCCTTCTTCGAGTCAGTGGTCAGCGCGAATGGGGCCGATGTCATGCGATACCTCGAAGGGCGCGTACACGACGGCGGTGACGCCGCGGAAGCGTACGGCGAGACGTTGCTGACGGCGTGGCGCGCGCGACGACGAATGCCGACCGATCCGGCGGAAGCCCGATTGTGGCTATTCGGAGTGGCACGCAAAGTGCTGCTGAACAACACACGTTCTCTCGCACGGCGGTCTGCGGCCACCCAGCGCCTGCGAGAGCGCATCACCGCTGCACCGCCGCCGCCGGCTTCAACCGACGCGGTGGAAGTTCGCGACGCCATCAAAGCCTTGCCGACTGAACTCGCAGACGTGATCCGCCTCACCTACTGGGACGGGTTCACATCACACGAGATCGCTGACTTCCTAGGCATACCTGCGTCGACAGTGAGGACACGAATCAGCACCGCACGCGAACTCCTCCGCACCGCCCTCGACCCCGCAGCCACGGCCAGGGATCAATCCACCGCACAGTCGCTATCATCCGAACCTTGACGCCTTCTACCAGCGCCCGCAAGCAGATCCCGAGTGCGACAGGGGTGTAACGCAAGGCAAGGGATACGAGACATATCGCCTTGGAAGATTGCGAGCAGGGGCGCGCTTCGTCGCGGCGCCTCCGCGGTCGCGTCCTCTGGAGATGCCGAATCGCGGTAGCACCGCGGCGATCGATGACGCGCGACGCGCCTTCCGCTCCGGTCCTTCAATCTCCACACGGAGCAACGCTCCGAGCGATGTAGTTGACTGACGAGGAATGGTGCACCGCCAGGGACCACGCCGGCATCAATTCGTGCAGTTGTTGAACCAACGGGAAGACCAGAACGGGCAGAGATGACATCGACACACGAGGACCGGGCCGAACGGGCCGCGCGTGAATTCGCTGACGCAGTGGTGGATTTGGTGGGAGCCGACGGTGAGTCGACGATCTCGACACCTGAGGCGGAGTTCGACGTTGTTGTGAAGATTTCCCCGCGAAGAGCGGACGCCGTTGCACTCGAGGTCATGATCTTCGGCACGGAGCAAGTCGTGGTCTATGCCCGCCGGCCGGCATTGGGTTGGTGGACGTTCGGCGGTACGACCGCCACGGCCGACGCTTGGGCTGTCATACAGCAGATAGTCGATCGGGGCGGACAGGTGATCGTGGAGAAGCGGGGGAACTTCCTTCGTCATGGCATCGTTCGACTCCATGACACAGACGGCGCGCTGATTCAGTCAATGGAAGACGGCGGGGCCGGGCCCTGGAAACGGATCACCACGTTTCCTCCTTACCGAGTGCCGTCGTCAGCGTAAGACGCTTCGATCCCCCGCACGGTGGCAGTCAAAGGTGGCGGAACCGACGAACCGAGTTGAGCCAGCTGACGTTTACGGCTGAAGCGTGCGCTCCCGATGGGATCCGCCAGAGGGACGCCGAGCAGCACCGCAAGGCAAGGGATACGAGTCAGCGGTCGTAGATGTCGCGGCGGTGTCCTAGGGTGACGACGACCACCACGAGGATGTCGTCCTGGACGGTGTAGATGATGCGGTAGTTTCCGACGCGCACCCTGAGGCCGTCCCGGCCCTGTAGTGCCTTGGCTCCGGGCGGCCGCGGATCCTGACCGAGCAGCGCGATGGCGCCGCGGATGCGGTCGCAGTCCTGGTGATCGATGCGCTTGAGCGCTCGAATAGCTGCCGGTCGGATTTCGATCCGGTAGCTCACTCCCAGCCCAGGTCCTTCTTGACCTGGTTCCAGGGGATGTTCTCGCCTTCTTCAGCCATCGCTTCATCGAAGGCAGCCGCGTCCTCGGCGTCCTCGAGAGCCTCGAGCATGCGCTCATACTGCTCCGGACTCACCACCACTGCTGCGCGCTGACCGCGCCGTTCGATGAAGACCGCTTCCTTCTGGGAACGAGCGATCACGTCCGACAGATGGCTGCGGGCGTCTGCGACGCTGACACTCGACATACCGCAAGTGTACATCTATAGCGCAGTGATGTACATCAGGTGCCTCACCCACATCACTCCCATTAGCACGCGGACCGATGCCGAGTGCGACAGCGGGCGTAGCGCGCGTGAAGGGATACGAGACACATCGTGCTGTTGTGGCCGGTGACGCGACCGGTGCCACGTGCTGGCCGGTCAGGTGCCATGGTTGAGGTTCAGGAGCCGTCGAGGGCGTAGCTCGCCGAGCGCGAAGCCGATCTGGTCCACCGGCTAGCGGTGCCGTCACCGCAAGGACAGCAAGCACCTCGCTGGCCCTGCCGATCACTCCCGGTCAGCGGCGGCGCCCTCGGCGAAGGAATCAAGGGCATCCTCTAAGCCTTCTACGTCAGCGACGTCGTAGAAGGCGATGGGTGATCCTGGCCCAATGGCGGCAAAGAAATCGAGCCCGGTATTCGCGTATGTCCGCAGGCTTGCCATCCCCGGCAGTCCAGCAGTCGGTCCGACTTCCGCTCCGAAGACGACGTCAATATGAGTCCGGTTCGGATGTATATAGGCAGTCCTCTCCGAGAGCGGTAGATCTATCTGTTGCACACCTGAGGGACCAACGATGATTGCTCGTCGGTCGGTTAGGAGGTAACGGGTCCGGCGCTTGCGTGCGGCCTTAACGAAGAATCGTCCGATGACGCCGTAGACGCCGAACGCGACGAACAGAAGGCCGAACAGCCACATCAGGCGAGGAGCGGTCGACGAACTTGCAACAGCCACTGTCCAGAGGATGCTTACGGCCAACCACACGACGCTGAATGGCACGAAGAATCCATCCGCCCGGGTGAAATGCACCTGGGCGTCCGGCTGTCCTCGCCAGCGAACTACTTCGCCTTTGAGCATTCGAGGTTCGTTCGTCACACTGCAACCGTGCCACACCCGCACCTGACGACCTCACCTATCCACACTGGAATTGCGATCCTTCGAGACCCTGCGATCTTCGAGTTGTCGAAAGGAATGTGCGATCGAGGACTGGCTTTGGTACGGCGGCAACACGGCTGTCTACAGCGTCGCGAAATGGAGTGGCGGGTGTGCGTCCCCAACCTAGGATTGCGACGTGCGACGAAGGAGCACGACTCAGCGGTGCCGAGGTGCGTGCCCTCGCAGGTATTCAGACCAGCGCAGCTTCTCGCCGACGGCTTGGCGTGGCGCCACGCGGAATGGGGAAATAGACACCATGACGGATGCGTCCTTGCCAGTTGATCCGAGCGCCGGACGGCACCACCGCCTCCCAATCTCTTGCCTCACCACAGGACGCCCTCCGGTGGCAGGAAGAGAACGCCGGCACCGTCCGCTACATCCCCGTCTACGAAGCAGACGGAACCACTCAGATTGGTCAATTCCGAGTCGGCGACAACTAGAGCGCACGCGGATGGTGAGACGGTGCCGATCCCCGGAGCAACATCCAGCTGCAGCAAAGGAAGGGATACGGGACAGGTCTAGCCCCGAATCGGGCCACATGTCGCTTCCGCGCTACGACTTCACCTGACGGCCCTACGAGAAACCCGATGACGGGGAGGCGCGGCCTGCTAACGAATTCCCGCATCGTTGGGCAGCGCGCGGTCCGCGACCCCGATGCGATCGTGTCCGAGAGGGTCACGCCTTAGCTCGTTGCTCAAATGGGCTTAGCCCAGCACTGTGTCTGCGTATACGTCCACGCTCGACCCGTTCTGAACGAACTGAAGCACTGTTCCGATGCGGTAGAAGTTCAGAACGGATGACGGGCTCGCTTCGTCGACGATGACGGTTGTAGCGGGCGGAAACGCCGCCGCTCCGCAGTTAGTAACAACGGCGCCGCGGCCTGGGTCGCGCTCGGCATTGTCTGGCGTGAGAACGCTGAGACAGTCCGTCCCGGCGGCTGTGTCGGTGGAGGTCGATTCGCGGAAGATGACTGTGTAGCCAAGGAAATCGGCGTATCGCTTGTCTGCGGGCTGCGGTTCGCCGAGCGAGGAGGGCCAGGTACTGCTGTCTTGGGCCGGCAGGCTGGTGACGTGTTGCACGTCCGCGTAGGGCGACTCCGCTCGAACGAGTGCAGCGGTGGTGGCTGATGTGATGGCGGCGAAGACCACCGCGGCGGCCAGCGTGAGAGCAACAACGATCGGTGCGGGTGTGCGAATCGCCCTCCGTGACTCGGCGGCGTTCATCGATGATGTGGACCGTTCGGTGTCGGTAGCTCTCGGACTGCGATCTGCTCCCAGATCGATCACGGGATGTATTCCGTCGCCCTGAAGCTCTTCGACCGTCGCGGCGTGACCTTCAAGTTGGCGAAGGCGTTGCTGCGCGGACGGATCGTTGCCGATGTCCGCGTGTGGTCCGTAGGCGCGCTCTCGTAGAAGCTTGAGCTCCTCGTCAGTGCGATCACTCATCGGGCCGGTCCCCCAGTGCCGTGGTCATGCAGAAGTTGTAGCGTCGCATCGTCGTCTCCATCACTGATCTGGATGTGCCGGTCGAACGCTGAGTTCACGCGGAATGCCACGCTGCAGTGAAAGGTGGTGGAGCCGTGACCGAAAACGCACAGCGGACGTACACCAGTTGTC encodes the following:
- a CDS encoding type II toxin-antitoxin system RelE/ParE family toxin; its protein translation is MSYRIEIRPAAIRALKRIDHQDCDRIRGAIALLGQDPRPPGAKALQGRDGLRVRVGNYRIIYTVQDDILVVVVVTLGHRRDIYDR
- a CDS encoding RNA polymerase sigma factor — translated: MTTDQSGGSFFESVVSANGADVMRYLEGRVHDGGDAAEAYGETLLTAWRARRRMPTDPAEARLWLFGVARKVLLNNTRSLARRSAATQRLRERITAAPPPPASTDAVEVRDAIKALPTELADVIRLTYWDGFTSHEIADFLGIPASTVRTRISTARELLRTALDPAATARDQSTAQSLSSEP
- a CDS encoding type II toxin-antitoxin system Phd/YefM family antitoxin → MSSVSVADARSHLSDVIARSQKEAVFIERRGQRAAVVVSPEQYERMLEALEDAEDAAAFDEAMAEEGENIPWNQVKKDLGWE
- a CDS encoding class E sortase, translated to MSIADNHLTRRPGRVSVVGVVGEILITLGVVALLYVAWQTWIGDVIYSAQAREKGQALSEQWAQEYTDSTLMPSDASSSPSSPSSDGSSAPAPAVDPPVLAQPADAQTFATIRIPRFGPDYVHEVAGGTSRETTLDTARVGHYDDSEMPGQVGNFALAAHRTTFGALFNRIPSLKVGDAIVIETADGWYTYRFRNHQYVVPTQVDILLDVPQKPEVAANGRYLTMTSCSPIGSLAERIVGYSVFESYTPRSEGEPASLTPPTDS
- a CDS encoding IS3 family transposase (programmed frameshift), with product MPAQRKYPPELRERAMRLVAEARKEDPELSLNQAVVRIGQRVGVNSDTLRGWCKQAAIDAGERPGTTTSDAARIKQLEAENRELKRANEILLAASSFFRAGARPATAVVVQFIDDHRDRFGVEPICRVLSEHAVPIAPSGYYAFKKRPPSARAISDAEMIVQIEKVFWDRKLGRGISGARKVWHLLRRQGTVVARCTVERLMRQQGLRGIRRGKQFITTKADGAAFRPPDHVQRCFRANRPNELWVVDFTYVPTWSGMAFTAFVTDVFSRRIVGWRTMNRMPTDLPLDALEMALWIRDRAGQDVTGVIQHSDAGSQYTAIRYAERLADVGAIASIGTVGDSYDNALAETVVGLYKTECVKIDGPFRTADELELATLSWVHWFNENRLHSSIGYLTPIEKENQYYREVNPQSQPALGELALH